The nucleotide sequence GAGGGCTTTGGCGGTGCGCATCACCCGGCAGGCGATCTCGCCGCGGTTGGCGACCAGCAGCGTAGTGATCATGGCTGCGACTCCGTGGAGGTGGCGTGACTCGAATGTAGGTTGGGCTGAGCCTGCGATGCCCAACAAGCGGATGTGGTGGTAACTGAGGACTTGCCGTTGGGTATCGCTGCGCTCAACGCCAACCTACCAAAGCGGGCGGGCATCAGGCGTCTCCCTGCCAGGTCGGCTTGCGTTTGTCGAGGAAGGCGCGCAGGCCTTCCTGGCCTTCGACGCTCATGCGCACGCGGGCGATGGCGCTTTCGGTGTAACGGCGCAGCGCCGGGGTCAGCTCGGCGGCGGCGACCTCATGGAACAGTGCCTTGCAGGCGCTCATCGCCGCGGGGCTGTTGAGGCGCAGGTTGGCGATCCAGGCCTCGGCCTGGGCCTCCAGCTCCTCGGTCGGATAGCTTTCGGCGAGCAGGCCGAGGGCCACGGCGCGCTGGCCATCGAAGCGCGCGGCGGTCAGGGCGAAACGGCTGGCGGCACGCTGGCCGATGGCCTTGACCACGAACGGCGCGATGGTTGCCGGGATCAGGCCGATGCGCACCTCGGAGAGGCTGAACTGCGCGTTGTCGGCGCCGATCGCCAGGTCGCAGCAGCTGACCAGCCCCAGACCGCCGGCGAAGGCCGCGCCCTGCACCACGGCCAGGGTCGGCTTCTTCAGGTGGTAGAGGTTGTGCATTAGTTCGGCGAGTTGCTGGGCATCGGCCAGGTTGCCGTTGTAGTCCAGTTCAGCGGCCTGCTGCATCCAGCTCAGGTCGCCGCCGGCGCAGAAGTGTTTGCCGTGGCCACGCAGGACCAGCAGACGCACGCTCTTGTCGGCCGCGACCGCGTCGAGGGCGAGGATCAGCTCGCGGATCATCTCGGCGTTGAAGGCGTTGTTCTTGTCCGGGCGGTTGAGCCAGAGGCTGGCCACGCCGCGCGGGTCGATCTGTAGTTCGATGGTGTTGTAAGTAGTCATGCACGGGCTCTCATGTCAGTGACTCCCTCTCCCTCCGGGAGAGGGCTGGGGTGAGGGCCGGTGCTTCGCCGATTTCCCTCTCCCCCGGCCCCTCTCCCGCAAGCGGGAGAGGGGAGTAGGTTTTTTACATCCTGAACACGCCGAACTGAGTCGGCTCGATCGGCGCGTTGAGCGTCGCCGAGAGCGCCAGCGCCAGCACCTCGCGGGTCTGTGCCGGGTCGATCACGCCGTCGTCCCAGAGCCGGGCGCTGGAGTAGTAGGGGTGGCCCTGGTGTTCGTACTGGTCGAGGATCGGCTGCTTGATCTGCCGTTCTTCCTCGGCGGAGAAAGCCTGGCCGGCGCGCTCGGCCTGCTCGCGCTTGACCTGGGCGAGCACGCCGGCGGCCTGTTCGCCGCCCATCACGCCGATCCGCGCATTCGGCCACATCCACAGGAAACGCGGGTCGTAGGCGCGGCCGCACATGCCGTAGTTACCGGCGCCGAAGCTGCCGCCGATGATCACGGTGAACTTCGGCACCTTGGCGCAGGCCACCGCGGTGACCAGCTTGGCGCCGTGCTTGGCGATGCCGCCGGCCTCGTATTTCTGGCCGACCATGAAACCGGTGATGTTCTGCAGGAACAGCAGCGGAATGCCGCGCTGGCAGGCCAGTTCGATGAAGTGCGCGCCTTTCTGCGCCGATTCGGCAAACAAAATCCCGTTGTTGGCGAGGATCGCCACCGGGTAGCCGTGCAGGTGGGCGAAGCCGCAGACCAGGGTGGCGCCGAACAGCGCCTTGAATTCGTCGAAGGACGAATCGTCGACGATCCGCGCGATCACCTCGCGCACGTCGAACGGCTGCTTGGCGTCGGCCGGGATCACTCCATACAGCTCGTCGCTGGCATAGCGCGGCGCCAGCGGCTGATGGCGTTGCAGTTCGCCGAGCTTGCGCCAGTTGAGGTTGCTCACGCAGCGGCGGGCCAGGGCCAGGGCGTGCTCGTCGTCCTCGGCGTAGTGGTCGGCGACCCCGGAGGTCTTGCAGTGCACGTCGGCACCGCCGAGGTCCTCGGCGCTGACCACCTCGCCGGTGGCGGCTTTCACCAGCGGCGGGCCGGCGAGGAAGATGGTGGCCTGGTTGCGCACCATGATGGTCTCGTCACTCATCGCCGGCACATAGGCGCCGCCGGCGGTGCACGAGCCCATGACCACGGCGATCTGCGGGATGCCGAGGGCGCTCATGTTGGCCTGGTTGAAGAAGATGCGGCCGAAGTGCTCACGGTCGGGGAACACCTCGTCCTGACGTGGCAGGTTGGCGCCGCCGGAGTCCACCAGATAGATGCACGGCAGGCGGTTCTCGCGGGCGATGGTTTGGGCGCGCAGGTGTTTCTTCACGGTCAGCGGGTAGTAGCTGCCGCCTTTCACCGTGGCGTCGTTGGCGAGGATCATGCACTCGACGCCTTCCACACGGCCGATACCGGCGATCACGCCAGCGGCCGGCACGGCTTCGCCGTACACCTCATGGGCGGCGAGCTGGCCGATCTCGAGAAACGGCGAGCCGGGATCGAGCAGGCGATTGATGCGCTCACGCGGCAGCAGCTTGCCGCGCGAGGTGTGGCGCTCCTGGGCCGTGGCGC is from Pseudomonas sp. LS44 and encodes:
- a CDS encoding gamma-carboxygeranoyl-CoA hydratase, which gives rise to MTTYNTIELQIDPRGVASLWLNRPDKNNAFNAEMIRELILALDAVAADKSVRLLVLRGHGKHFCAGGDLSWMQQAAELDYNGNLADAQQLAELMHNLYHLKKPTLAVVQGAAFAGGLGLVSCCDLAIGADNAQFSLSEVRIGLIPATIAPFVVKAIGQRAASRFALTAARFDGQRAVALGLLAESYPTEELEAQAEAWIANLRLNSPAAMSACKALFHEVAAAELTPALRRYTESAIARVRMSVEGQEGLRAFLDKRKPTWQGDA
- a CDS encoding carboxyl transferase domain-containing protein, whose product is MAILHPQINPRSAEFAANSAAMLEQVNDLRALLARVHEGGGATAQERHTSRGKLLPRERINRLLDPGSPFLEIGQLAAHEVYGEAVPAAGVIAGIGRVEGVECMILANDATVKGGSYYPLTVKKHLRAQTIARENRLPCIYLVDSGGANLPRQDEVFPDREHFGRIFFNQANMSALGIPQIAVVMGSCTAGGAYVPAMSDETIMVRNQATIFLAGPPLVKAATGEVVSAEDLGGADVHCKTSGVADHYAEDDEHALALARRCVSNLNWRKLGELQRHQPLAPRYASDELYGVIPADAKQPFDVREVIARIVDDSSFDEFKALFGATLVCGFAHLHGYPVAILANNGILFAESAQKGAHFIELACQRGIPLLFLQNITGFMVGQKYEAGGIAKHGAKLVTAVACAKVPKFTVIIGGSFGAGNYGMCGRAYDPRFLWMWPNARIGVMGGEQAAGVLAQVKREQAERAGQAFSAEEERQIKQPILDQYEHQGHPYYSSARLWDDGVIDPAQTREVLALALSATLNAPIEPTQFGVFRM